The stretch of DNA GGTGACGATCCTCCACTTCGACGCGCACCCCGACCTCTACGACGATTTCGCGGGCAACCCGCGCAGTCACGCCTCGCCCTTCGCCCGCATCTGCGAGGCGGGCCACGCCAAAAGGCTGGTGCAGGTCGGCATCCGCACGCTCAACAATCATTGCCGCGAACAGGCCGCGCGCTTCGGAGTCGAGATTATCCCGATGGCCGATTTCACCGCCGCTATGGTGCCGGTGCTCGACGGGCCGCTCTATATCTCGATCGACCTCGACGGGCTCGACCCGTCGGCGGCGCCGGGTGTCGCGCATCCCGAGCCGGGCGGGCTGACGGTGCGCGAAATGCTCGCCATATTGCACAAGCAGACTGCGCCGATTGTCGGCGCCGATATTGTCGAGCTTCATCCGGGCCGCGACATCGGCCACGTCACCGCGATCCTCGGTGCCAAGCTCGTCCGCGAGCTCGCCGCGCTGATCGACCGCAACGGAAGCCCCCACACTG from Sphingopyxis sp. CCNWLW2 encodes:
- the speB gene encoding agmatinase — its product is MPAIRLFGLPTDINSSFERGAAAGPAAIRAALWSDRGNMASELGPEIGTDIALTDDGDLPLTEDTPSDDAAIRRYLAIVREDGEVPLALGGDHAVTFPLVEAAATCFGPVTILHFDAHPDLYDDFAGNPRSHASPFARICEAGHAKRLVQVGIRTLNNHCREQAARFGVEIIPMADFTAAMVPVLDGPLYISIDLDGLDPSAAPGVAHPEPGGLTVREMLAILHKQTAPIVGADIVELHPGRDIGHVTAILGAKLVRELAALIDRNGSPHTAS